A DNA window from Rhineura floridana isolate rRhiFlo1 chromosome 11, rRhiFlo1.hap2, whole genome shotgun sequence contains the following coding sequences:
- the LOC133366524 gene encoding olfactory receptor 11G2-like, with protein sequence MELVNGTTVQEFILLGFRVEQQGRLLLLIFFTAVYTFTLAENFIIVMIVVQDACLAHLPMYILLSNFSWLEMCYVSSTVPWMLFDLSFPGGGISFHSCFLQFYIFFSLGNTECFFLAAMALDRYLAICYPLHYPQIMCQDSCYVLVATCWVLGFLWYIAPVFLISRLSFCSSNTIDHFVCDPGPILALACPPLGYIPLLCYIFVSSVVLATFLFIVISYACVGVTLVKTSSQTRRIKGFTTVSSHLAVVTLFYGSVVAMYVGPNGKNQAQITKVVTLFYSAITPVLNPLIYCLRNDQMKEALARFLRKKRVI encoded by the coding sequence ATGGAGCTGGTCAATGGAACTACTGTGCAGGAATTCATTCTGCTGGGCTTCAGAGTTGAACAACAGGGGCGCCTGCTCCTTCTTATCTTCTTCACAGCTGTCTACACCTTCACTTTGGCTGAGAACTTCATCATTGTCATGATAGTAGTTCAAGATGCTTGTTTGGCTCACCTACCCATGTACATCCTGCTGAGCAACTTCTCCTGGCTGGAGATGTGTTATGTGAGTTCCACAGTGCCATGGATGCTCTTTGACCTGTCCTTCCCAGGAGGGGGCATTTCCTTCCATTCCTGCTTCCTCCAGTTTTACATCTTCTTCTCCCTTGGCAATACTGAATGCTTCTTTCTCGCTGCCATGGCCTTGGATCGGTACCTAGCCATCTGCTACCCGCTGCACTACCCACAAATCATGTGCCAAGATTCTTGCTATGTCCTTGTGGCCACTTGTTGGGTTCTTGGTTTCCTGTGGTACATCGCACCAGTGTTTTTGATTTCCAGGTTGTCCTTCTGTAGTTCCAACACCATTGATCACTTTGTATGCGACCCTGGTCCAATTTTAGCCCTGGCTTGCCCCCCACTGGGCTATATCCCTCTCCTCTGCTACATCTTTGTATCCTCTGTCGTTCTGGCCACTTTCCTCTTCATTGTGATCTCCTATGCATGTGTGGGTGTTACTCTTGTGAAGACCTCCAGCCAAACCAGACGTATCAAGGGCTTCACCACTGTGTCTTCTCATCTAGCAGTGGTGACGCTCTTCTACGGCTCCGTAGTGGCTATGTACGTAGGACCCAATGGAAAAAACCAGGCTCAGATCACCAAGGTAGTGACTCTATTTTACTCTGCCATCACCCCTGTGCTTAACCCACTGATCTACTGTCTCAGGAATGATCAGATGAAGGAAGCATTGGCAAGGTTCTTGAGAAAGAAGCGGGTGATATAG